In the genome of Actinomadura graeca, one region contains:
- a CDS encoding IclR family transcriptional regulator, whose protein sequence is MAKNESPVGSVDRALRIIQLLSESGRGVTLEDLAVRSGIPRSSLHRLLGALRHRGFAAQPEPNGPYFLGTELLAAAFRFYDRIDLRSLVHPVLLRLREELNETTHMAVLEGGEIVYVDKVEAIHPITMTSVIGGRNPAHSTGVGKALLAWTYPTDEAIKLWASAHELRAVTRHSITSPSRLAEEMAEIRERGYALDLEENEDGVRCAAVPVFLGRSTPSAGVSVTAPKDRFPKARLTEVAARLRTILADELDRPAPLVP, encoded by the coding sequence ATGGCAAAGAACGAGTCGCCGGTGGGCAGCGTGGACAGGGCGCTGCGCATCATCCAGCTGCTCTCCGAGAGCGGCCGCGGCGTGACGCTGGAGGACCTCGCGGTCCGCTCCGGCATCCCCCGCAGTTCGCTGCACCGGCTGCTCGGCGCGCTGCGCCACCGCGGGTTCGCCGCCCAGCCGGAGCCGAACGGGCCCTACTTCCTCGGGACCGAGCTGCTGGCGGCGGCGTTCCGCTTCTACGACCGGATCGACCTGCGCTCCCTCGTCCACCCGGTGCTGCTGCGCCTGCGCGAGGAGCTGAACGAGACCACCCACATGGCCGTCCTGGAGGGCGGCGAGATCGTCTACGTGGACAAGGTCGAGGCCATCCACCCCATCACGATGACCTCGGTGATCGGCGGCCGGAACCCCGCGCACTCCACCGGCGTGGGCAAGGCCCTGCTCGCCTGGACGTACCCGACCGACGAGGCGATCAAGCTCTGGGCATCGGCGCACGAGCTGCGCGCCGTCACCCGCCACTCGATCACCTCGCCGTCCCGCCTCGCCGAGGAGATGGCGGAGATCAGGGAGCGCGGCTACGCCCTCGACCTGGAGGAGAACGAGGACGGCGTGCGCTGCGCCGCGGTCCCGGTCTTCCTCGGGCGCTCCACCCCGTCCGCGGGCGTCAGCGTCACCGCCCCGAAGGACCGCTTCCCCAAGGCCCGCCTGACCGAGGTCGCCGCGCGGCTCCGGACGATCCTGGCCGACGAGCTCGACCGGCCCGCCCCACTCGTCCCCTGA